The sequence ATCCTAAATATAGATCTCTTTCATAATACACTCATATCTAAGATAACGTCCTTTTGCCAGCAATATAGATAGGTACCTTACTCTTAAAATGAGAATGGATTACGCGCCATACGTTTTTGTTCTTGTTTAAATGCTTTCAATAACTCTCGCACATATACTGGATCTCTCAATATTTGTACTTCCTCCTTCAATTGTTTGATATACTTCTTGAGTACATTTACTTCTCGTTTTACATTGGCATCAAGGCGTTCTGGAGGCATACATAATTGAGAGTAAAGGGAGGGTACAAATGGATTGTCACCCATTTGGAGAGAGTATAATTCTGCTTCTAGTTCATCAATTTGTTCCTTTAGTAACTTGTTGTAATATTTCAATTGTTCATCTGGAAGAAGCTCAAAATCTCCATGATCTTTTTGTTTATATTCTAATTGCAATCGTAAAAGTTCAAAGAGGTCATCGTTTTCATATGCTTGGGTGATTCGTTGCATAATCAACGTTTTTCTTTCTTTTTCAAGTGCATCAGGTTCTCTGTCCGGATGGAATTCTTTAACCAGTTGCATATATACAGAACGTACTGTTTTAGTTATATTTTGTGCTTCCTGGCGTATTTTTTCTTCTTTAGCTATTTGTTTGGCTGTTTTTTTTTTGTTGGCCTTTCGTTCTTCCTCTGTAGCAGCTTCCTGTTCTATTTTGCGTTCATACGCTTCCTTAAAGGTATTGACATCACTAAAGTCTGCATCCTCATCCATATCAATGCCCATATTGGCAAACATTTCTTTCATCATTCCACCCGTTTCTTCATTGGCCTGTTGATTGTATTCGTCAAATGATTGTCCTTCATATTTTTCGAACAGGGGCTTCAGATCTTCATAACCTAAGTCTGCAATTAAGGGATATACCTGCGTGACAATGAACTCTGCCAGGGTTTCATTATCACGCTTCTTTAATACACCTGAGTCATGTACTTTATCAAGTGTCCAAAGGGATTGAATCTTGAGTTCTATTTTCTGTTTTTCCAGAGGAACCAAAAAATCGTTAACTTTTTGCTGAGCTTTTTCCAGAACAGTTTGTGTATTGGTAAGAGCCTGCTTGAGTTTATCAACTTTTTGCGAATAGTTGTTAAACTGTTTCTGGAGTTTGGATAATTGCTTTCCTTCTTTTGTCTGAATAGCAATTATATGTTGATTTTCTCTATCCATAGTTTTGTTAGTGATCTGTGCAAAAGTGAAACTTTGTGAAGTCTACTGAATTGGCTTTGATATTTTTTTACAACTATTATAGTTTGAGAGCTAGTTGTTCAAATACCTGTTCCCATCTGACATTTTTTCCGGGTTGTTTGCCCAGGCGGACAATGATCAGATTTTTGGAAGGATTGACATAAATGTATTGCCCATGAAATCCATTGGCTTCAAAATTACCTTTTTTTGTATTGGTAAACCACCACTGGTATTGATAATATGGCACACTTCCCTGAGTTGTGTCTATTTGAGTAGATTCTTCAACCCATTTTGCTGGTATCAATTGTTTGCCATTCCAGTTGCCTTTATGAAGATAGAGCCTTCCAAATTTAGCAAAGTCTCTTGCTTTGGCATTAATACAACAAAATGTCTTTTCAAGTCCGTTCTTCTTTTTATCAATACTCCAGGTGGCATCATACTCCATTCCAATAGGTTGCCACAATTTTTCATTCATGTATTCTGTTACATTTTTATGTGTAGCCCGCTCCAGTATTAACCCTAGCAACTGAGTATTGATGCTACGATAGGCAAATTGGGTTCCTGGCTCATAATCCATTTTCAGACGGGAAATGTATTTACGAAGATTACGACCATAATAAATCTTTGCAGCCATACCAAATGGTGAGTAATAGCTTTCATTGGCTTTAATACCTGATGTCATTTGTAGTAAATGGCGAATGGTAACTTTGTCAAAATCTTTTTTGTCTTTAAATTCAGGAATATAGGCTATGATTTTATCATTGACGCTATGAATGTGACCTTCAGAGATGGCAATTCCAATCAATGCCGAGGTGTAAGACTTTGCCATAGAGAATGAAGCTACAGTTGAGTTCTTTTCATACGCTCTGTAGTATTTTTCAAACAGAATAGAATCATTTCGGATGATCAAAAAGGCTACTGTTGGTGTATTTTCTAAGAGGCTATCCAGTGTTTGAAGCTTCATGTGCTGGAATGTTTTCTGACTCAAATGTTGTGCTTCAATAAAATGGAAAGGAGTAGGGCTTGCCGGAAGAGGACGAGAAGGAAATATCTTATAATCAGTGATATTGGAAAAGTTGTACCAGACAAACCTGCCAACCAGACAGGAGGTACAATTAAAAAAGATAATAACAAGTAAAAGACTTTTAACTATGTTGCGCATAGAGTAGTGAAGAGAAAAAAATAATACTGGAGAATAGTTTCAAACAGTTGAGTTTTCAAAAATAGAAATTTACTAAAAAATATCCCCCTTCCGAAACTTAATTCAGAAGGGGGGATCATATACAGAATAAGCGTTTACTTATTGTTTGACAATTTTCAATGTTTGTCTCTTATCTCCCTGAGCTACCTGCATCAGATATAAACCATTTGGCAGACGACTAGTATCTACAGGTAATAGACTATTATTTATTTCAGGGGTATATTGATGTGTATATACTTGTTGTCCCTTCACATCATACATTTTTACACTTACTTTTGCCTGGTCACTTCCCAAAAACAGTAAATTGAATTTGCCATCAGACGGGTTTGGATAGGCTGTAAGAATTTCAAATGCATCCGCTTTGTTTGCCAGAAGTTCTGAACTTTCACGAGCGGCACCACAGGCTGCACTGGTAGATGCTTTACTATTGAATTTACTTACTCCAGCACCATCTTTCCATGAGATTGTAGTAGTATTTGATCCTGCTACAGTGATTGTTGTAAAGTAGCTATATCCCGGAGGAGCTATAACACTGCCTTTTTGGTTTGTCTGGTATACTGACCAATCTACACGAACATTAAATGGATTAGGATTATTAATACGCCAGCGACGTAATGAGTCTGGTGATGCAGAGCAAACTGCTGCAAAGCCAAGAGAACTGATGTAATCAGGTGTAACAGCTACAGTAGCTATAGCTGCTTCGGCATTTACCAGCCCAGATCCTGTACGATAGTCAAATCCCTCATCAAATCCTGTAGAATTCGGATCATCCATATCTACTGCAGTATAAGATAGTGTACCTTTGATATGTTCAGGTGTAAGTCCCTGTGGGCTTCGGCTTGCTTCGATCATCAATGCCGCTACTGCAGCTGCATGAGGTGCAGCTGCTGAAGTTCCAAAGAAATTAGGCAGCGTGTCACTATCCTGAGGGCTATCCTCTTTAAAAAAAGTAGTATTTGTACCATCAACTGCTGTAATTTCTGGCTTGTTACGCACTACATAGCCTATTCTGTTTCCGTCAGTATCAAAAAAAGTCGGTGTACCACCTAGTGAAGAAAAGCTATTGATATAAGGTGGATTAACACCAAATGCAGGGGTATTATAATAGGCGGATGCTCCTACTGCTACTGCACCAGATGCATTGGCATGTCCTACCAGAGTAGAACTTAAGATACCTGGAATTTCAGGAGTAGTTAAATAAAAAGCACCATCACCAAAATTGACATATTTCAGTCTGTTGGGATCTGGACCCGCATATTTTACGATATATAGGTAAAATGTTTCTGTCGTAGTAGTATTTAAAGGGTTGTTAAAGTAACTGAATACCTCAACAGGATTTCCACTGGCAATATTATCACTTGCAGCACCTGCTATAATAGTACCTTGTGCATTTAACAGATAAATATCCATATCTGACTCCGCACCTACTCCTGAAGCTGAATAAAAAGAGTCATCCCATTGAAAAGAACAACGATAAGTACCTCCTTTAGGAATAAAGATAGGTTGATAATACCTGGCAGGATTTGTATACGCACCAAAGTTATGAGCTTCACCCAAATCACTTCCCATTGGAGATTCACCTGTGTTACGGAAATCGCTTTCATATGATGCACGTCCCTGATTACCGGCAGAAGAGAAATAGCTAACACCCTGAGCAGCAACTATATCAATCGCCTGAGCAATGATACCATCCTGAAAAAAAGGCTCGGCAAAATAAATAACGTCATCTGTGATTACTTTGCAGCCACTGTTTGCCAGACGAATAATCCCTTGAGCAAAATCTGCCTGACCATTGAAAGCTGTGTGGAATGCTAGTTCAGATCCTGGAGCTACATCGTGGATTAATTCTATCATAGCCCGTCCTTCGTCTGAGCCTCCGGATGTAATATCAGACAATACCTGAACAGGTTTGGTATGATTGTAAGGATTTCCTGGGCCTGGAAGGTCACCTGTCAGGACACCTTGTGCAGCTCCATTTAGATTATTATAGCTGTCAGATAGGACACCAATTTTTACTCCCAAACCGTCAACTCCATAGTTTTTCTTAGCAAGTGTACTGCGCATTGCTGAATCTGCCTGGCTGGTAGCAAGGCCAACGTTTTTCCAGGGTTTATAGGCAGGCATTACAAATTTTACGGAAGAAATTTGTTGCATTTCAGAGATAGCACTTATTGGAAGCAATCCTGAAATTACTCTGCCAAACATGCCTTTTATAATCATTCCTTTGGATTCAAGAATTGACTTTAAGGCTGCTGCATCTCCTTTAACTGTAATATCAACCACTACCTTGTTATCTACAACCTGTAAAAGCTGCTCGTTGGAAGGTATGGAAGTGCGTGCACTACTTTTACGTGCTGAAGAAGAGTAGGATTGCTCAAGCTCCAACAGATCAGATGTAACTTTTGTTTTTACTGGTTTAATGTTGGTTTTTACAGGCGTTTGCAATGTAGGATTACCTACAATTTGAGCTGATAATACGGATGGGGTTAATAGCCCAAGCAACGCCAAACAAAAAAATGCAAAGCGGTTTAGTAGTCTGTGTTTCATAAAAAAATAAGGATTTGTGATTCTTGTATATGAAAAAAGTTTAAATAATGGGGTTTTCAAAATTATTGCTCCGATTTTCGATGAATTTTTTATATTAATTACTGTATTTGGTTGATATACTGAAGTTTCTTGTCTCTTTTTGAATGGGCTTTGTGGGTTAATTGGTTGATTATCTGTTGTGTAGTAGGTAGAAGAGGATCTTTAACTGAGAGATGTAAGTTCTTTGGGAAAATCTCACTGATTTTTGAAGAGGTAGTTATCTATATCGCTTTTACTTGAAAGGGACAGTGTCTTTATATGTATCATAGCTATGATTTTGTAGTGCTTTTCTCTGAGGAAATATTTTTACTTCTCTGATTTCCTCCTATTTTTGCCCCGTCTTCATTATTCAACCTTAACTCAGCCGAATGTCATGAGTGTATTAGTCAATAAAAACTCCAAAATTATTGTACAAGGCTTTACTGGTTCTGAGGGTAGTTTTCATGCCCAGCAAATGATAGAATATGGTACTAACGTAGTAGGAGGAGTAACGCCAGGTAAAGGTGGCTCGACTCATCTGGAGCGTCCGGTATTCAATACAGTAAGAGATGCAGTAACTTCTACAGGTGCTGATGTTTCAATTATTTTTGTGCCTCCTGCATTTGCAGCAGATGCTATTATGGAAGCTGCTGAAGCAGGAATAAAAGTAATTATCACTATTACTGAAGGTATTCCTGTTAAAGATATGATTCCTGTAAAAGAATTCGTGAAAAAGAAAGGAATTACATTGATTGGACCTAACTGTCCGGGCGTTATCACTCCAGGAGAAGCTAAGGTAGGAATTATGCCTGGATTCGTTTTCAAATCAGGAAAGGTTGGCATCGTTTCAAAATCAGGTACATTAACATATGAGGCTGCAGATCAGATTGTGAAGGCTGGTTATGGTATTTCTACTGCCATTGGTATTGGCGGTGATCCTATCATTGGTACTTCAACCAAACAAGCAGTTGAATTACTAATGAATGATCCTGATACAGATGCTATTGTTATGATAGGTGAGATTGGTGGTAGCTATGAGCCTGAAGCTGCTCGCTGGATTCGCGAAAATGGAAATCGCAAACCTGTAATCGGATTTATTGCCGGACAAACTGCCCCTAAAGGTCGTCGTATGGGTCATGCTGGTGCCATTATTGGTGGAGCAGATGATACTGCTGAAGCAAAAATGCGTATTATGAGTGAATGTGGCTTGCATGTTGTTCAATCTCCTGCTTTGATTGGAGATACAGTTGCAAAAGTATTAGGTGCATAATCTTGTATTTATAAAGTAAATTGACTGCTTAAAGCCTGCTTGTGGTATGCCCGCAAGCAGGCTTTTTTATTGATATACCCAATAAATAATTCGATTGGGTATTAAATTCCACACAATTCCACAAAATAGTGAATGTAAAGGCTGTTTTTAGCCTGAAAACTGGTGGCATGAGGTTTTTAAATTACTAGGCATACAGAACAAAGTAGGAGGCTGGAAGGAGGAGGAGTGATTCAATCAATATAACAGCTGTTTACCATTTATTAGGTGGTGAACTAACAATTAGTAAGACAGATAAGAGTTCTTTTTAAGAACCTCAAAAATAATAAAGATTAGAGTGGGTTAGATTAAAAATAGACGGTGGTTTCGCTGAAAATAGTTGGTAACATTTACCAACTATTTTTTTTGCCTTCCCTTTTCAAAATATGTGGTTTGTTATATAGTAATTTGAGTAGTCAATTCTACAATTACCTGCCAAATCAATGGCTGAAAGGCTTTTTATTCTGAGGTATGTATTTTTCAATTATGTAAGAAATCTCAGAAAGAGGTTAGAAGATACATTAACCTTTTCTGTTTGATTTTCGTATAAAAAATAGTCATATAACAGATAAGACAATGGTACGCAGGCGATTACTTATATTATCAGCGATTTTACTTTTGATCTGGATAGCAGGGATGTTTGTATTTCATACTACCCTGGAAGGGTATTTACATATGTTTTTACTACTGGCTACAAATAGTGCCTTATTTTGTATAGTGCGAGAAGAGAAAGAGAAACGTGCAGATGAACAAATTGGGTAGTACTTTGTAGGAGAACAGGATTTTAACTTCAGTTCTAAAAAACATATAAAGGCTCACAAGCGAAATTGTATTTTTTCTGTGTTTTGCTTTACTTGCGAGCTATTCATTTAAAGATTAAACCCTTTACTATAACAAACCACTTTTTAGCACAAAAAAGCTGATCTTCTTTAAGATCAGCTTTTTTATATCCAAGGATAATACACTATTAGCTATTTACAACAGTTCCGCCATTTACATGTATTGTCTGGCCACTAATATAACTGCTATCCTTAGAAGCAAGGAACACATAAGCTGGTGCTACTTCGGATGGTTGACCTGCTCTGCCTAATGGAGTATCCTGACCAAATTTGCTTACTTTCTCTTTATCAAAGGTAGCAGGAATGAGAGGTGTCCATATTGGACCTGGTGCTACTGCATTAACCCTAATTCCTTTAGAGGCCAGATTCTGAGAGAGAGCTCTTGTAAACGATATAATTGCTCCTTTTGTAGAGGAGTAATCCAACAAAGTAGGATTGCCTTTAAATGCTGTTACTGAAGCCGTATTGATAATGGTGGCATTTTCAGACATAACGTTCAGAGCTGCTTTGGTGAAATAGAACATAGAAAATATATTCGTTTCAAAGGTTGCACTCAATTGCTCTTTCGTAATTGTCTGTATATCTTCCTGTGGATGTTGTTCGGCTGCATTGTTAACTAGAATGTGTAATTTTCCGAATCGTTCTACAGTCTGTTGAACTGCATTACGACAAAAGATCTCATCTCTGATATCACCTTGAATCAACAGGCATTGCTGACCTTCCTCTTCTATCATTTGCTGGGTGATATGGGCATCTTCGTTTTCTGTTAGATAAACAATGGCTACATGAGCTCCTTCACGGGCATAATGTACAGCTACTGCGCGACCAATGCCACTGTCGCCACCTGTTATCAAAGCTACTTTGTTGGACAGCTTACCACTTCCTTTGTAATCATTACGAATAACTTCAGGCTGTGGCTGCATCTCAGTTTCCAACCCAGGCTGGAAACTTTGTTCCTGTTTAGGAAAATGATTGGGATATTGATCAGTTGGCATAATATAAAAGTAAATTGGTTATATATATAGAAAGTACTTAATTCTAACAGGAGAGACGATAGTGTTGGACAAAGAATGGATTACTATTAACTGCTTTGCTATTTAGGTAAGTGGGGCTGATATCTGCAGTTAAAAACTTATGCCTTTTACCAGTTAGTTATTGATGTTTTTGGGTGTGCAAAAAAGGCAACAGAAGGATAGTCTTTTGGGTATTAGATCCCGATAAAAACAGTGCATATTGCAAGAAAAACCTCCTTATTCTGAGGCATGATTCTGGATATATATGTAGTATAATCAGTGATTTTAACACTGTATTCTACTTATCAACTTAAAATTATATCGTTATGAATAAGCTATCAATGAAAGGTAACTGGAACGAAGTAAAAGGAAAATTAAAGCAAAAATATGGTCAGTTAACGGATGATGATCTAATATTTGCTGAAGGAAAAGATGATGAATTGCTGGGTCGTCTGCAACAGAAGCTTGGTAAAACTAAAGATGAGATTCGAAAAGAAATTGCCGAATTCTGATAGGGGAGATCTAGTACATGAAAAGGGCCTGCTCATTATGAGCAGGCCCTTTTCATGTATAGACTTACATATTACTTGTGCTCTTTAGAATAGAGTCCACCGACCCATGTATTGGAATAGCATAATACAAAACCATAAAGCTATCTCACCGCTTATGCCTGACTCTGGAGCCAGGTTTTTGTGTCCTCGTAAGAGCCGAATGATTTACTACTATCTGAACTGGACATTGTTGTTCTGATAACCAATCCATTTACAGTGCATAATTTTTGAAAACGGCTCAAAGCTACTCTCTATGTTTTTTGATTTGTACATTGATTGCATAGAACATCATTTTTAGTTATGATACTAAATTTAGTCATATCGGATAAGCCTTCAATCATACCTGACATTTGTTATTCCTTTGCTGATGTAATGAAAGTATAACTCTGTTTAGTAGAGAGTTGCCTTGCTATAAGTTTCTGATTTATTGAATTAATAACCAATGTGATATAGTTAAAATACAGCTTTTTGTGTGTTATAATGATAAACAACAAACGAATGATAACAGATTGCTTGTTAGAAAGTAAATATCTGCGTTAAAAGTTAATTAATTGTGATCGCTACCACATATTTATGAGATAACTTGTCGCTCTATAGGTTGTTAATTATAGGTCTATATGCTTTTATTTTAAACAATTCCTTACAGTAATACCAAACTCAACATACTTAATGGTTGATCTCAGTGGGGAAGAAAAAAGGTAAACATAGCGTTTACATAACAAGAATACACAGCTCAATTCTTATATGTGAGATTAGTTGTGTAAAAAATAGAAAGGGAACCTATAGATAGGCTCCCTTTCTAATGAGGATAATATCAATTTATTATTTCAGACTTAAACTGCCGTCTTTAGCATCTTTTTTAAGGTCATCATTGGCAAACACTGCTACTTCTACACGTCGGTTTTGCTGACGTCCATTATCGGTATCATTGGAAGCAACGGGTTCAGTTTCTCCAAAGCCTCTGGTTCCCAAACGATCAGTGTCAACATTTAGTGATTTCAGGTACTTACTTACTGCTTTAGCTCTTTTTTCAGATAGTTTCAGGTTATAATCATCTGAACCAACATTATCCGTATAGCCATCTATCAGAATATTGGTGTCTTTGTATTTCTTTAATACATCAGCCATTTTCTGAATATTCTTTTTAGATTCGTCGCTTAGCTCGTCTGAGTTGAATGCGAACAGAATACCTGAATTGAAGGTGATTTTTATACCTTCTCCAACCCGTTCTATTTTGGCATTGTCAACTTCTTTGTTTAATTCTGCCGCTTGTTTATCCATATAACGTCCTATGGCGCCACCTGCAACACCACCAATTGCAGCACCAATTATTACCCCACCTGCAGTGTTTCCTGCTTTGTTTCCAAGTATGCCACCTACAGCACCACCTACAGCTACTCCTGCACCTGTCCCTATAGCAGTTCTTTTATTGTTACGAATTGTATTACAACTAAATAATAGAGATGCACCTAGTGCAATTGTCACAATCGATTTTAGATTAAGGGTTTGTCTTTTCATAGTTATAATTTTTAGTACTGCATATAGTTTTACAAAAAATATGCCTTTTTGTCTTATTGGAGCAACCTTGTATACTAAAATGTAGACCATTTATGTCAAAAATGTGGAGATTTCGGGACGAGCAAAACAAAAAAGATGGATTTCTGGAATGGAATGTCTTTTTGCTATAGATAGTATAGAAGATGGTAGATTTTACTACCAGATGTATTACCTAAACAGATGAGTTATGGACTCCATTTTTGTGAATTCTATTGCACTTATGTATTGTGTATCAGGGTTGTTGATTTGTATATACAATTACAAAGATGTGAAGAGTAATGTAACAAGACACGAATAAGTAGAATAGAAAATACTTACTACTAAACTGATCATTAAGTGAACTACTTTACTCAATATACTAAGGCGAATGAGAGCAGACTTTCATTCGCCTTTTTATTTTTAAAGCTCAGCTATTTGATGTATTCAGTATGTGTAGAGATCAGCGGGCAAAAAGTGGAGGATTTTCTGCAATCATACTGTGCCTTGTATTTTTTACTATCTGTATGTGCCGGGAATAATATTTGAGACTATAGGTATAAAATAAATTCAATTTAATTAATTTTTTATCTCAATTG is a genomic window of Xanthocytophaga agilis containing:
- a CDS encoding serine hydrolase — its product is MRNIVKSLLLVIIFFNCTSCLVGRFVWYNFSNITDYKIFPSRPLPASPTPFHFIEAQHLSQKTFQHMKLQTLDSLLENTPTVAFLIIRNDSILFEKYYRAYEKNSTVASFSMAKSYTSALIGIAISEGHIHSVNDKIIAYIPEFKDKKDFDKVTIRHLLQMTSGIKANESYYSPFGMAAKIYYGRNLRKYISRLKMDYEPGTQFAYRSINTQLLGLILERATHKNVTEYMNEKLWQPIGMEYDATWSIDKKKNGLEKTFCCINAKARDFAKFGRLYLHKGNWNGKQLIPAKWVEESTQIDTTQGSVPYYQYQWWFTNTKKGNFEANGFHGQYIYVNPSKNLIIVRLGKQPGKNVRWEQVFEQLALKL
- a CDS encoding SDR family oxidoreductase, yielding MPTDQYPNHFPKQEQSFQPGLETEMQPQPEVIRNDYKGSGKLSNKVALITGGDSGIGRAVAVHYAREGAHVAIVYLTENEDAHITQQMIEEEGQQCLLIQGDIRDEIFCRNAVQQTVERFGKLHILVNNAAEQHPQEDIQTITKEQLSATFETNIFSMFYFTKAALNVMSENATIINTASVTAFKGNPTLLDYSSTKGAIISFTRALSQNLASKGIRVNAVAPGPIWTPLIPATFDKEKVSKFGQDTPLGRAGQPSEVAPAYVFLASKDSSYISGQTIHVNGGTVVNS
- the sucD gene encoding succinate--CoA ligase subunit alpha — its product is MSVLVNKNSKIIVQGFTGSEGSFHAQQMIEYGTNVVGGVTPGKGGSTHLERPVFNTVRDAVTSTGADVSIIFVPPAFAADAIMEAAEAGIKVIITITEGIPVKDMIPVKEFVKKKGITLIGPNCPGVITPGEAKVGIMPGFVFKSGKVGIVSKSGTLTYEAADQIVKAGYGISTAIGIGGDPIIGTSTKQAVELLMNDPDTDAIVMIGEIGGSYEPEAARWIRENGNRKPVIGFIAGQTAPKGRRMGHAGAIIGGADDTAEAKMRIMSECGLHVVQSPALIGDTVAKVLGA
- a CDS encoding T9SS type A sorting domain-containing protein; its protein translation is MKHRLLNRFAFFCLALLGLLTPSVLSAQIVGNPTLQTPVKTNIKPVKTKVTSDLLELEQSYSSSARKSSARTSIPSNEQLLQVVDNKVVVDITVKGDAAALKSILESKGMIIKGMFGRVISGLLPISAISEMQQISSVKFVMPAYKPWKNVGLATSQADSAMRSTLAKKNYGVDGLGVKIGVLSDSYNNLNGAAQGVLTGDLPGPGNPYNHTKPVQVLSDITSGGSDEGRAMIELIHDVAPGSELAFHTAFNGQADFAQGIIRLANSGCKVITDDVIYFAEPFFQDGIIAQAIDIVAAQGVSYFSSAGNQGRASYESDFRNTGESPMGSDLGEAHNFGAYTNPARYYQPIFIPKGGTYRCSFQWDDSFYSASGVGAESDMDIYLLNAQGTIIAGAASDNIASGNPVEVFSYFNNPLNTTTTETFYLYIVKYAGPDPNRLKYVNFGDGAFYLTTPEIPGILSSTLVGHANASGAVAVGASAYYNTPAFGVNPPYINSFSSLGGTPTFFDTDGNRIGYVVRNKPEITAVDGTNTTFFKEDSPQDSDTLPNFFGTSAAAPHAAAVAALMIEASRSPQGLTPEHIKGTLSYTAVDMDDPNSTGFDEGFDYRTGSGLVNAEAAIATVAVTPDYISSLGFAAVCSASPDSLRRWRINNPNPFNVRVDWSVYQTNQKGSVIAPPGYSYFTTITVAGSNTTTISWKDGAGVSKFNSKASTSAACGAARESSELLANKADAFEILTAYPNPSDGKFNLLFLGSDQAKVSVKMYDVKGQQVYTHQYTPEINNSLLPVDTSRLPNGLYLMQVAQGDKRQTLKIVKQ
- a CDS encoding CsbD family protein — its product is MNKLSMKGNWNEVKGKLKQKYGQLTDDDLIFAEGKDDELLGRLQQKLGKTKDEIRKEIAEF
- a CDS encoding OmpA family protein, with amino-acid sequence MKRQTLNLKSIVTIALGASLLFSCNTIRNNKRTAIGTGAGVAVGGAVGGILGNKAGNTAGGVIIGAAIGGVAGGAIGRYMDKQAAELNKEVDNAKIERVGEGIKITFNSGILFAFNSDELSDESKKNIQKMADVLKKYKDTNILIDGYTDNVGSDDYNLKLSEKRAKAVSKYLKSLNVDTDRLGTRGFGETEPVASNDTDNGRQQNRRVEVAVFANDDLKKDAKDGSLSLK